From one Suricata suricatta isolate VVHF042 chromosome 8, meerkat_22Aug2017_6uvM2_HiC, whole genome shotgun sequence genomic stretch:
- the KPRP gene encoding keratinocyte proline-rich protein, which translates to MCDQQQIQCCMPLPQCCVKGSSLYASQAPNARSQVVVQAPCEMQIVEGPAPCPVQVSQVKCQAPCQSQTTQVKCQAPCQSKTSQVKGQASSQSKTTQVKCQAPCQPQVSCFQCQAPCQPQVSYVQYEAPCPVQTCYMECAPVYYTEPCYMECPVQTYVPHPAPQPVQTYVTCPPVSQTQGRFSTQCQYQGAYSGYSPQRQSQASYSTCAPQFQSGAAYGTCTPQQQSRAAFSTCAPQCQATDSYGSFTAQRRSRSTSRCVPPRQLQPAYRSCSPPRRSAPYDSGRLPSGCSSGSYNYCTPPRRSEPIYSSGFSRGRPSGCSQRCGPKCRIEISSPCCPKQVPPQKCPVQIPPIRRCPESCAPRPSWGASCPELGPRAESCPLPNFCPPRRLDQSPEPPLHRCPLPAPRPCPRRAPRPCPRPEPRARSEPRPCPPPRRRSEPCLCPEPLPAPRPRPVQRELPESHPCPQACEHPDPRSLPELVPLRAPCPSPEPCVEPRCRPSPCPGPNLIPRPGDLGCHESSPCRLDTEAPSCGPAAYNQWQGSGDSCRPWDAIPEPRGVSDCGDQGGACVGVKGGPSGAKGAYF; encoded by the coding sequence ATGTGCGACCAGCAGCAGATTCAGTGTTGCATGCCGCTTCCCCAGTGCTGTGTGAAGGGTTCCTCCTTGTACGCCTCCCAGGCTCCCAATGCCAGGAGCCAGGTTGTGGTCCAAGCACCTTGTGAGATGCAAATTGTGGAGGGCCCCGCACCATGCCCAGTTCAAGTTTCCCAGGTAAAATGCCAGGCTCCATGCCAGTCCCAGACCACACAAGTGAAGTGCCAGGCTCCATGCCAGTCTAAGACCAGCCAAGTGAAAGGCCAGGCTTCAAGCCAGTCTAAGACCACCCAGGTGAAGTGCCAGGCTCCATGCCAGCCTCAGGTTTCCTGCTTTCAgtgccaggctccatgccaacCTCAGGTTTCCTATGTACAGTATGAAGCCCCATGCCCTGTTCAGACCTGCTATATGGAATGTGCTCCAGTTTATTACACAGAACCTTGTTACATGGAATGCCCAGTCCAGACCTACGTACCCCATCCAGCTCCTCAGCCTGTCCAGACGTATGTGACTTGTCCTCCAGTTTCCCAGACTCAGGGAAGATTCTCCACCCAGTGCCAGTATCAGGGCGCTTACAGTGGCTACTCCCCTCAGCGTCAGTCCCAGGCTTCCTACAGCACCTGTGCCCCGCAGTTCCAATCTGGGGCTGCCTATGGCACCTGCACCCCCCAGCAGCAGTCCCGGGCTGCATTTAGCACCTGCGCACCCCAGTGCCAGGCCACAGACTCTTACGGGAGCTTCACTGCGCAGCGTCGCTCGCGGAGCACCAGCAGATGTGTGCCTCCTCGCCAGCTGCAGCCTGCCTACCGCAGCTGCTCCCCACCACGACGCTCTGCGCCCTACGACAGCGGCCGCCTGCCGTCGGGGTGCTCTTCAGGCTCCTATAACTACTGCACCCCGCCACGCCGCTCGGAGCCCATCTATAGCAGTGGCTTTTCTCGGGGTCGCCCTTCAGGCTGTTCTCAGAGATGTGGTCCCAAGTGCCGGATAGAGATTTCCTCCCCCTGCTGCCCCAAGCAGGTCCCCCCGCAAAAGTGTCCTGTTCAGATCCCTCCCATCAGACGCTGTCCTGAGAGCTGTGCCCCACGACCCTCCTGGGGCGCCTCTTGCCCAGAGCTGGGGCCCCGTGCAGAGTCATGTCCGCTCCCAAACTTCTGTCCTCCGCGGCGTCTGGACCAGAGTCCAGAGCCACCGCTGCATCGATGCCCGCTTCCTGCCCCCCGTCCATGTCCACGTCGTGCCCCACGGCCATGTCCACGTCCAGAGCCCCGCGCAAGGTCAGAGCCTCGTCCGTGTCCTCCACCGCGGCGGCGTTCGGAGCCCTGTCTGTGTCCAGAACCACTTCCAGCCCCGCGTCCGCGCCCAGTGCAGCGTGAACTCCCCGAATCACATCCGTGTCCACAAGCCTGTGAACACCCAGACCCTCGTTCACTTCCAGAGCTAGTTCCCCTGCGAGCACCTTGCCCGAGCCcggagccctgtgtggagcctcGGTGCAGGCCCAGCCCGTGCCCAGGCCCAAATCTGATCCCGAGGCCGGGAGACCTGGGCTGTCACGAGTCCAGTCCGTGCCGCCTGGACACCGAGGCCCCAAGCTGTGGCCCAGCTGCTTATAACCAGTGGCAAGGAAGCGGTGACAGCTGTAGACCCTGGGACGCGATTCCAGAGCCACGGGGTGTCAGTGATTGTGGAGACCAAGGAGGCGCCTGTGTTGGAGTAAAAGGAGGTCCTTCTGGTGCAAAGggtgcttatttttaa